A single Pseudochaenichthys georgianus chromosome 10, fPseGeo1.2, whole genome shotgun sequence DNA region contains:
- the ankhd1 gene encoding ankyrin repeat and KH domain-containing protein 1 isoform X2, whose protein sequence is MQDAVAGTAMLTDGFEDEIDSVTPRSPVAGMGVGATPGGVGLGGIGIGVGGKKVRLYGEPGGPAAERLDFKLAAAAVLSSGPGSGSDEDEVSEVESFILDQEDLDNPIMKTASELLLSSATDGVDLRTVDPETQARLEALLEAAGIGKLSTADGKAFADPEVLRRLTSSVSCALDEAAAALTRMRAENTLNAGQADNRSLAEACSDGDVNAVRKLLDEGRSVNEHTEEGESLLCLACSAGYYELAQVLLAMHANVEDRGIKGDVTPLMAAASGGYVDIVKLLLVHGADVNAQSSTGNTALTYACAGGFVDVVKVLLKEGANIEDHNENGHTPLMEAASAGHVEVARVLLEYGAGINTHSNEFKESALTLACYKGHLDMVRFLLEAGADQEHKTDEMHTALMEACMDGHVEVARLLLDSGAQVNMPADSFESPLTLAACGGHVELAALLIERGANLEEVNDEGYTPLMEAAREGHEEMVALLLAQGANINAQTEETQETALTLACCGGFLEVADFLIKAGADIELGCSTPLMEAAQEGHLELVKYLLAAGANVHATTATGDTALTYACENGHTDVADVLLQAGANLEHESEGGRTPLMKAARAGHLCTVQFLISKGANVNRATANNDHTVVSLACAGGHLAVVELLLAHGADPTHRLKDGSTMLIEAAKGGHTNVVSYLLDYPNNILSVPAPDLSQLTPPSQDASQVPRVPFQSLAMVVPPQEPDRAPSNIATPSPVSSKGGSKQRQAALQPGVSSSGGRGPEAEPLPPFHLCQPLECIVEETEGKLNELGQRISAIEKAQLQSLELIQGEPLTKDKIEELKKSREEQVQKKKKILKELQKVERQLQLKTQQQFTKEYMEAKGLKEEQEAGQSQGPGPGLSPAGPLPCAGAQVHTSSDTDEEANRDGEQDEQPGEEGEEEEDEDDEDEGSEDEADGEEDDYPKLPQVGTILYRDGPQPPQQPPLPPSPQAQPQPPPLPLQTAFVPIQPLPDYNPADYPGSTSPELQRVLVGQQMLGQQQQGQQLGGLGPGMIPQQAPDGLMVATPAQTLTDTLDDIMAAVSSRVPMLNTTTSPTPLSQPPTQMPSNISSPPSVLPLYPSVDIDAHTESNHDTALTLACAGGHEELVSVLIARGANIEHRDKKGFTPLILAATAGHVGVVEVLLDKGGDIEAQSERTKDTPLSLACSGGRQEVVELLLLRGANKEHRNVSDYTPLSLAASGGYVNIIKILLNAGAEINSRTGSKLGISPLMLAAMNGHVPAVKLLLDMGSDINAQIETNRNTALTLACFQGRAEVVSLLLDRKANVEHRAKTGLTPLMEAASGGYAEVGRVLLDKGADVNAPPVPSSRDTALTIAADKGHYKFCELLINRGAHIDVRNKKGNTPLWLAANGGHFDVVQLLVHASADVDAADNRKITPLMAAFRKGHVKVVQYLVKEVNQFPSDIECMRYIATIADKELLKKCHQCMETIVKAKDQQAAEANKNASILLKELDLEKSREESKKQALAAKREKRKEKRKKKKEEQKRKMEEEEGQKTKEDFSEMLELKEDSADEEDVPIEPPSATTTTTIGISATSTTFTTAFGKKRASVATTPSTNRKNKKNKTKDSPNEPIILQDPQVALAQHKADKNKIHGEHRGGGGGVAGGNSDSDPLDSTDCASESSSSGGKSQELNYLPDLTSSASSSSSSSSSSSSVPSSGAAQSLLRGLEKRHCPQPQTDAKVENKVTVSISKPTQKALDMSDSTSHSLPSPFKTMALPVTSPISKLSLTSPKRGQKREEGWKEVVRRSKKLSVPASVVSRIMGRGGCNITAIQDVTGAHIDVDKQKDKNGERMITIRGGTESTRYAVQLINALIQDPAKELEDLIPRNHIRAPGSKTTSASFPSTTGAVSGSSAGPKALSSLVTSPGVSFQPSSSSSSPSSQAGGKIGKGLSSNVRQPFPVSLPLAYAHPQLALLAAQTMHQIRHPRLPMAQFGGTFSPAASTWGPFPVRPVSPGSANSSPKHNGGTNSTGGQARANLTHSEHAASSMVSVAPTNTSTNSAPNAAATSPHTPNPTPYNPQPSVPTPSSVRKKLFALDPKPSGAPPVSVSASSTSGSNAVRGTGSPAHHSSSTPHANAPQHPVGLMSQPPIHSNKSEPSAVAPGKDKPSLSAENQAVNVSESLNSMGFSAPSMALPSKPELRQQLPPPPSSAPSSEAPPPLLNPQPGSQHASAQPTVLSHNVAHPNNTVPHFSAPAPRVSHRMQPPGPYYSLNEQQQQQHQQQQQQQQQQQQQQQTQQQQQQQQQQQQQSVFVPFNAQQEPPKQTQNQTSHQTNLPPQAQNQAQAQSQGSLQVSANMGMMNGSQMQHVGNAGKPQQLPPNFGHAGLFNFSSIFDNQVSNNQVWGACHLPTRSPPEQSYSAPQAYMSQMENMMPPPPPDSSKAPGYRSASQRMVNSPIALTSYTTNISGSPVYLHGHTGVGAPSFSRQHFSPHPWSASTSGESPVPPPSTVSSSALSTSAVPPPPQPKPGNSSQQDRKVPPPIGTERLARIRQTGSVNPPLLTTSYTASVGQGGIWSFGVGSASEAMSGWSQPLMSSHMMHPQLQQEQSAFSQHQPMEQDDTGIANPANNYHQAQHLPNSYMDFPKGMPMSMYGGTMLPPHPPMAEGPGGPMYNGLHAGDPAWSPIIKVVPNNADNSDPQQQVWPGTWAPHVGNVHLNHVN, encoded by the exons GTTTTGTTGGCCATGCATGCCAATGTGGAGGATCGGGGCATCAAGGGAGACGTAACGCCACTAATGGCTGCCGCCAGTGGAGGTTATGTGGACATCGTCAAACTACTTCTGGTCCACGGAGCAGATGTAAACGCACAGTCCTCCACGG GCAACACAGCTTTGACGTACGCATGTGCTGGTGGCTTCGTGGATGTGGTGAAGGTGCTACTCAAAGAGGGTGCTAACATTGAGGACCACAACGAGAACGGACACACACCTCTAATGGAGGCAGCCAGTGCCGGCCATGTAGAGGTGGCCAGGGTACTCTTGGAGTATGGCGCCGGCATCAACACACACTCCAATGAGTTCAAGGAGAGCGCTCTCACACTCGCCTGCTACAAAG GTCATTTGGATATGGTGCGTTTTCTGTTGGAGGCCGGAGCAGATCAGGAACATAAAACAGATGAGATGCACACGGCACTAATGGAGGCGTGCATG GACGGCCATGTGGAGGTGGCACGGCTGCTGTTGGACAGCGGTGCGCAGGTCAACATGCCAGCAGATTCCTTCGAGTCGCCCCTCACCCTCGCAGCCTGTGGAGGACATGTGGAGCTGGCAGCACTGCTCATAGAGAGGGGAGCCAACTTGGAGGAG GTAAATGATGAAGGCTACACACCTCTGATGGAGGCGGCTAGAGAAGGCCATGAAGAGATGGTAGCACTGCTGCTGGCTCAAG GCGCTAACATCAATGCCCAGACGGAGGAGACGCAGGAGACGGCTTTGACTCTAGCATGCTGCGGAGGTTTCTTGGAAGTAGCCGACTTCCTGATCAAGGCGGGTGCAGACATCGAGTTGGGTTGCTCCACACCTCTAATGGAGGCTGCACAGGAGGGCCACCTGGAGTTGGTGAAATACCTACTGGCTGCAG GGGCGAACGTTCATGCCACAACAGCAACGGGTGACACAGCTTTGACGTATGCGTGTGAGAACGGACACACTGATGTGGCGGATGTGCTGCTGCAGGCTGGAGCCAACTTG GAACACGAGTCTGAAGGGGGGCGGACGCCCTTAATGAAGGCAGCGAGGGCAGGACATCTGTGTACAGTGCAGTTCCTTATCAGCAAAG GCGCTAACGTGAACAGAGCTACAGCCAACAATGACCACACAGTGGTGTCGCTGGCCTGCGCTGGAGGACACCTTGCTGTggtggagctgctgctggcacATGGGGCCGATCCTACACACAGACTCAAA GATGGTTCAACCATGTTGATAGAAGCTGCTAAGGGAGGCCACACGAATGTGGTGTCCTACCTGTTGGACTACCCCAACAACATCCTGTCTGTCCCAGCCCCCGACCTCTCCCAGCTCACTCCCCCCTCGCAAGATGCCTCTCAG GTTCCTCGTGTCCCATTCCAATCTCTCGCCATGGTAGTGCCCCCTCAGGAGCCAGACCGAGCCCCATCAAACATCGCCACACCCTCACCCGTCTCCAGCAAAG GCGGGTCCAAACAGAGACAAGCGGCCCTTCAGCCCGGCGTCTCCAGCTCAGGCGGCCGGGGGCCTGAAGCCGAGCCTCTGCCGCCCTTCCACCTATGCCAGCCTCTCGAGTGCATTGTGGAGGAGACGGAGGGAAAGCTGAACGAGCTGGGCCAGAGAATCAGCGCCATCGAGAAGGCCCAGCTGCAGTCGCTAGAGCTCATTCAGGGGGAGCCGCTCACCAAAGACAAGATTGAGGAGCTGAAGAAGAGCAGAGAGGAGCAG gtgcagaagaagaagaaaatccTGAAGGAGCTGCAGAAGGTGGAGCGACAGCTGCAGCTGAAAACACAGCAACAGTTCACCAAAGAGTACATGGAGGCGAAGGGTTtaaaggaggagcaggaggccgGACAGAGTCAGGGCCCGGGCCCCGGATTGTCTCCGGCCGGGCCCCTTCCCTGCGCAGGGGCACAAGTTCACACCAGCTCTGACACGGATGAAGAGGCTAACAGAGATGGGGAGCAAGACGAGCAGCCAGGAGAGGAAGGGGAAGAG GAAGAGGACGAAGACGACGAAGACGAGGGCTCAGAGGACGAAGCGGACGGAGAAGAAGACGATTACCCCAAGCTTCCACAGGTGGGCACAATCCTCTACAGGGATGGGCCTCAGCCACCACAGCAGCCTCCTCTACCCCCCTCGCCGCAGGCCCAGCCCCAGCCCCCCCCTCTGCCTCTGCAGACCGCCTTCGTCCCCATCCAGCCGCTACCGGACTACAACCCTGCGGACTACCCGGGAAGCACCAGCCCAGAGCTGCAGAGGGTACTGGTGGGGCAGCAGATGCTGGGCCAGCAGCAACAGGGTCAACAGTTGGGAGGGCTAGGCCCAGGGATGATCCCTCAGCAGGCCCCGGATGGGCTCATGGTAGCCACACCTGCACAGacgctcacagacacgctggaCGACATCATGGCGG CTGTGAGCAGTCGTGTGCCCATGCTGAACACTACAACCTCGCCCACCCCCCTGTCCCAGCCACCCACACAGATGCCCTCAAACATCTCCTCGCCCCCGTCAGTCCTGCCCCTCTACCCCTCTGTCGACATCGATGCACAT ACGGAGAGCAACCATGACACAGCGCTGACGCTGGCGTGTGCAGGAGGACACGAGGAACTCGTATCTGTCCTCATTGCACGGGGAGCCAACATTGAGCACCGGGACAAAAAAG GTTTTACTCCTCTGATCCTGGCTGCCACTGCTGGACACGTAGGAGTAGTGGAGGTGCTTCTGGATAAAGGGGGTGACATTGAGGCTCAGTCAGAGAGAACCAAAGACACGCCCCTCTCCCTCGCCTGCTCTGGGGGACGCCAGGAG GTGGTGGAGTTGCTGCTGCTGCGGGGAGCCAATAAGGAACACCGCAATGTTTCCGACTACACGCCTCTTAGCCTGGCAGCCTCTGGGGGTTACGTCAACATCATCAAGATACTCCTCAATGCTGGAGCTGAGATAAACTCCAG GACTGGCAGTAAGTTGGGAATCTCTCCTCTGATGCTGGCGGCCATGAACGGTCATGTACCAGCGGTGAAGCTGTTGCTAGATATGGGCTCGGACATCAATGCCCAGATCGAAACCAACAGAAACACGGCTCTGACCCTCGCCTGCTTCCAGGGGCGGGCTGAGGTCGTCAGTCTGCTGCTCGATCGCAAGGCCAATGTGGAGCATCGCGCTAAG ACCGGTCTTACTCCTCTGATGGAGGCGGCCTCAGGAGGTTATGCAGAAGTGGGTCGAGTGCTTCTGGACAAAGGCGCCGACGTCAACGCTCCCCCTGTCCCCTCATCCCGAGACACTGCCCTCACTATTGCTGCTGACAAGGGCCACTACAAGTTTTGTGAGCTGCTTATCAACAG GGGAGCCCATATCGATGTACGAAACAAGAAAGGGAACACCCCCCTGTGGCTGGCGGCAAATGGTGGTCATTTTGATGTGGTTCAGCTCTTGGTGCATGCCAGTGCTGATGTGGATGCGGCCGACAACCGCAAGATTACTCCACTCATGGCGGCTTTTCGCAAG GGTCACGTGAAGGTGGTGCAGTATCTTGTAAAGGAAGTCAACCAATTCCCATCAGATATCGAGTGCATGAGATACATCGCTACCATCGCTGACAAG GAGCTGTTGAAGAAATGCCACCAGTGCATGGAGACCATCGTTAAAGCCAAAGACCAGCAGGCAGCCGAGGCCAACAAGAACGCCAGCATCCTCCTCAAGGAgctagacttggagaag TCCCGAGAGGAGAGCAAGAAGCAAGCTCTGGCTGCTAAACGTGAGAAGCGTAAGGAGAAAcgcaagaagaagaaggaggagcagaagaggaagatggaggaagaggagggacagAAAACTAAGGAAGACTTCTCTGAGATGCTGGAGCTAAAGGAAGATTCAGCTGATG AAGAAGATGTTCCTATTGAGCCCCCGAGTgcaaccaccaccaccaccattgGAATATCCGCCACCTCCACCACTTTCACTACAGCTTTTGGTAAGAAGCGAGCAAGTGTGGCCACCACCCCGAGCACCAATCGCAAGAACAAAAAGAACAAGACCAAGGACTCGCCCAATGAACCAATCATATTACAGGATCCACAG GTTGCACTAGCACAGCACAAGGCGGACAAGAACAAGATCCACGGCGAGCACCGGGGTGGGGGGGGCGGAGTGGCGGGCGGCAACAGCGATTCGGACCCATTGGATAGCACCGACTGTGCTAGTGAGAGCAGCAGCAGTGGGGGCAAAAGTCAGGAGCTCAACTACCTCCCTGATCTCacctcctccgcctcctcctcttcctcctcctcctcatcctcctcatcAGTCCCCTCCTCAGGAGCAGCCCAGAGCCTCCTGCGCGGCCTGGAGAAGAGACACTGTCCTCAGCCGCAGACTGACGCTAAGGTGGAAAACAAGGTCACAGTCTCTATCTCAAAACCAACGCAAAA AGCTCTGGACATGAGCGACTCCACCTCACACTCCTTACCCTCTCCATTCAAGACCATGGCTCTACCCGTCACCTCACCCATCAGTAAGCTCAGTCTCACAAGCCCCAAAAGAGGCCAGAAGAGAGAAGAAGGTTGGAAGGAAGTGGTCCGAAG ATCAAAGAAGTTGTCTGTGCCAGCCTCTGTTGTGTCTCGGATCATGGGTCGAGGCGGCTGCAACATCACAGCTATCCAGGACGTGACAGGAGCTCACATTGACGTAGACAAACAGAAGGACAAGAACGGGGAGAGGATGATCACCATAAG agGAGGGACTGAGTCTACAAGGTATGCAGTCCAGCTGATAAATGCTCTAATCCAGGATCCAGCTAAAGAGCTTGAGGATCTGATCCCCCGGAATCACATCCGAGCCCCAGGCTCCAAAACAACCTCGGCTTCCTTCCCCAGTACAACAGGGGCCGTCAGCGGCTCCAGCGCTGGGCCCAAGGCCCTGAGCTCGTTGGTCACCTCTCCAGGCGTCTCGTTCCAGCCCTCTTCATCCTCATCTTCACCCTCCTCTCAGGCTGGGGGAAAGATTGGGAAGGGgctgtcatcaaatgtcagaCAGCCcttccctgtgtctctgccctTGGCATAcgctcaccctcagctggctcTCCTGGCTGCGCAGACCATGCACCAGATCAGACACCCTCGTCTACCCATGGCTCAGTTTGGTGGCACCTTCTCTCCCGCCGCCAGCACCTGGGGACCCTTCCCTGTGCGTCCCGTGAGCCCCGGCAGTGCTAACAGCTCCCCCAAGCACAATGGAGGAACCAACAGCACTGGAGGCCAGGCCCGAGCCAACTTGACCCACAGTGAGCACGCAGCCAGCTCAATGGTGTCAGTTGCGCCCACCAACACCTCGACCAACAGTGCTCCCAACGCAGCAGCAACCTCGCCTCATACCCCAAATCCTACTCCTTACAATCCCCAGCCGAGCGTCCCCACTCCTTCCTCCGTCAGAAAAAAGCTCTTCGCCCTTGACCCCAAGCCCTCCGGTGCCCCCCCTGTGTCGGTTTCTGCCTCTTCTACTAGTGGCAGCAATGCAGTACGAGGCACAGGTTCTCCCGCACATCACAGTTCCTCTACCCCTCACGCGAACGCCCCTCAGCATCCAGTCGGACTGATGTCCCAGCCCCCAATCCATTCAAATAAATCAGAACCCAGTGCTGTTGCCCCTGGAAAAGACAAGCCCTCTCTCTCTGCAGAGAACCAGGCTGTTAATGTCAGCGAGAGCCTCAACTCTATGGGTTTCTCTGCCCCCAGCATGGCTTTACCTTCCAAGCCAGAGCTTCGACAGCAGTTacctcctcccccctcctctgcACCATCATCAGAGGCCCCACCACCGCTCCTCAACCCGCAGCCCGGCTCCCAACACGCCTCAGCACAGCCTACTGTCCTCTCACACAATGTTGCACACCCCAACAACACTGTACCCCACTTCTCAGCCCCTGCGCCCAGAGTCTCCCATCGTATGCAGCCACCAGGGCCTTACTACTCCCTTAatgagcagcagcaacaacaacatcaacaacaacaacagcaacaacaacaacaacagcagcagcagcagacgcaacaacagcagcagcagcagcagcagcaacaacagcaaTCTGTGTTCGTGCCCTTCAATGCTCAGCAAGAACCCCCAAAACAGACCCAAAATCAGACGTCCCATCAGACCAATTTGCCTCCACAAGCGCAAAACCAGGCTCAAGCCCAGTCTCAAGGCTCCCTTCAGGTCTCTGCTAACATGGGCATGATGAACGGTTCCCAGATGCAGCATGTGGGCAATGCAGGCAAGCCTCAGCAGTTACCCCCCAACTTCGGTCATGCAGGTCTCTTCAACTTCAGCAGCATCTTTGATAACCAG GTTTCAAACAATCAGGTGTGGGGTGCGTGCCATCTGCCGACTCGATCACCTCCAGAGCAGTCGTACTCGGCCCCACAGGCCTACATGAGCCAGATGGAGAATATGATGCCCCCGCCTCCTCCAGACAGCTCTAAAGCCCCTGGCTACcgctctgcctcacagaggatgGTCAACAGCCCCATCG CGTTGACCAGCTATACCACCAATATCTCTGGTAGCCCTGTGTATCTGCACGGTCATACAGGAGTGGGCGCACCCTCATTCAGCAGACAGCACTTTTCCCCCCACCCATGGAGTGCATCCACATCAG gtgAATCTCCTGTGCCGCCTCCATCTACGGTGTCGTCATCTGCCCTCTCAACCTCAGCTGTGCCCCCTCCCCCCCAGCCTAAGCCAGGCAACTCCTCCCAGCAGGACCGGAAAGTTCCCCCTCCCATCGGCACAGAGCGGCTGGCCAGGATCAGGCAGACGGGTTCTGTTAACCCCCCCCTGCTGACCACCAGCTACACGGCATCCGTTGGACAGGGAGGCATCTGGTCATTCGGGGTCGGCAGTGCTTCGG AGGCCATGTCTGGTTGGTCCCAGCCCCTGATGAGCAGCCACATGATGCACCCTCAGCTGCAGCAGGAGCAGTCCGCCTTCTCTCAGCACCAGCCCATGGAGCAGGACGACACCGGCATTGCAAACCCTGCGAATAACTACCACCAGGCTCAGCATCTGCCCAACAGCTACATGGACTTTCCTAAG GGGATGCCAATGTCGATGTATGGAGGAACCATGCTGCCCCCTCATCCTCCCATGGCAGAGGGGCCAGGGGGGCCGATGTACAATGGTTTGCACGCTGGTGATCCCGCATGGAGCCCCATCATCAAAGTGGTCCCAAACAATGCGGATAACTCTGACCCACAGCAGCAG GTGTGGCCTGGTACCTGGGCACCTCATGTCGGCAACGTGCACCTGAACCACGTCAACTAG